A segment of the Actinomycetota bacterium genome:
TTGTGGAATCACCTTGAATGATTTGGACGTTTTTGATACCTAAGCGTGAGCAATTATCCCTAACCAATCCTAAGCGATTTTGATGGATGTCCACGGCGATTATCCTTCCCTCATTCCCCATTAACTGAGCAAGGTGAGTGGTCTTTCCTCCCGGGGCTGCACAAGTATTTAAAATAACCTCCCCGGGTTTGAGGTCTACTATATGACCAACCAAGATGGAACTCTCATCCTGTAATAAGAATAGCCCTTCTCTGAATTCTGTGAGCTCGGTTACACTCCCCATATCCTCGACAATCAGGGCTTCGGGCAACCAACTTGAGCTAATTTTAAGTCCTTCACTTTCAAGGCGACGAGCCAAATTTGAGAGGGAAATTTTGAGGGTGTTCACTCGAATAACCATTCGAGGGCGAACATCATTTGTTTGGCACAGTAAAGCGGTCTCCTCAAAACCGAAATCCCTTACCTACATCTCTACAATCCAGCACGGGTGGGAATGCTTAAAGGAGATATACCCAATGGGTCATCTTGGTGGTCGGGCCAGGGAAGTTTTTCCCTGCCTCGAATGACCCTGTGCAGGATCGCATTGACGAAACTCCCCATAGCGGGGTGAAAGTATTTCTTGGCTAATTCGACAGTTTCGTTGCAGAAGGCGTGATTGGGAATCTTATCGAGGTAAAGAATTTGATAACAACCAAGCCTAAGGATATCCAAGGCTTTCTCTTGAATCTTGCTCGGCTTTGGCGGGTAAAAGCGGGTTAAAATCCAATCCAAAGTGCCTTCATTTCTAAGGGTTCCGCACGAGTTCAGCAACTAGAGCTCTGTCGCGCTTTGATAGATCACTTTCCGCCAAAAGTCTGGAGAGAACGAGATTGGCATAACTCCCAGTCTCATGAACCCTGCATATTGCCTCCAAAGCCACTTCCCTCGCAGTTTTCATGCAATTCGCCTCTCGAGTTTCTCTCCAGCTTCTACTCTATATCCCCTGCAGAATTCAGCAGCGATCATCCTTCTCCTGCCTTCGGGTTGAACTTCGACCATGAGAAGTTGGCCCCGTCCACAAGCAACTATAAAACCTTTGTTGGCATCGACATCGATGATCATTCCCGGTTCACGGATCGATATCTGAAATTTGGCATCTGGCATCACTTCTGCCCACCAAATTTTAAGCCTCTTACCTTTATAAAAGGTGAAAGCACCTAGGGAAGGATTCAAAGCTCTAATGAGATTCCTTATTCCATCTGCGGGAAGAGCCCAGTCTATTATCATTTCATCTTTTTCTATTTTGGGAGCATAGGTTGCATTCTTGTGATCTTGCTTAATGGGGGTAATGGCTCCCTTCGATAACCCTTCAATGGTCGATAAGAGTAACTCCGCTCCTAGCTTGGAAAGTTTATCCTCCAAGTTTCCCGAGGTATCGTCGGGGGAAATTGGAATGGCAGATTGCAAAAGGATGTCCCCAGTATCCAAACCTTGATCCATGAGCATCGTGGTGATACCCGTCATCGTGCAACCATCAAGGATCGCCCTTTGG
Coding sequences within it:
- a CDS encoding transcription antitermination factor NusB, with translation MDWILTRFYPPKPSKIQEKALDILRLGCYQILYLDKIPNHAFCNETVELAKKYFHPAMGSFVNAILHRVIRGREKLPWPDHQDDPLGISPLSIPTRAGL
- a CDS encoding methyltransferase domain-containing protein, giving the protein MNTLKISLSNLARRLESEGLKISSSWLPEALIVEDMGSVTELTEFREGLFLLQDESSILVGHIVDLKPGEVILNTCAAPGGKTTHLAQLMGNEGRIIAVDIHQNRLGLVRDNCSRLGIKNVQIIQGDSTRLGEIVESPVDRVLVDAPCSGLGGLARRPDARWRKTPRQIDELSLLQSRLLDSASKFLKERGCWCTPCVPSRRGKVSRWRRNS
- the fmt gene encoding methionyl-tRNA formyltransferase; amino-acid sequence: MRVLFMGTPHFAIPSLEVLLKAGYGIVTVVTQPDRPKGRSLKPTPPPLKEFALRHGIPVFQPETLRSDEVRREISLLKPDIIVVVAYGKIIPNWLIELPRYGCVNVHASLLPRYRGAAPIQRAILDGCTMTGITTMLMDQGLDTGDILLQSAIPISPDDTSGNLEDKLSKLGAELLLSTIEGLSKGAITPIKQDHKNATYAPKIEKDEMIIDWALPADGIRNLIRALNPSLGAFTFYKGKRLKIWWAEVMPDAKFQISIREPGMIIDVDANKGFIVACGRGQLLMVEVQPEGRRRMIAAEFCRGYRVEAGEKLERRIA